One genomic segment of Pseudorasbora parva isolate DD20220531a chromosome 6, ASM2467924v1, whole genome shotgun sequence includes these proteins:
- the LOC137079130 gene encoding sericin-2-like, translating to MFCCCVKEYEFNNPFTWFLLLLVLAEGSGSVNATLTQNNAEGSGSVSSTLTQNNTEGSGSVNSPLTQNNAEGSDSVNSTLTQDDAEGSGSVNATLTQNNTEGSGSVNATLTKNNAEGSGSVNSTLTQNNAEGSGSVNSTLTQDDAEGSGSVNATLTQNNAEGSGSVNSTLIQDDSEGSGSVNSTLTQNNAEGSGSVNSTLTKNNAEGSGSVNSTLTQNNAEGSGSVNSTLTQDDAEGSGSVNSTLTQNNAEGSGSVNSTLTQNNAEGAGSVNSTLTQNNAEGI from the coding sequence ATGTTCTGTTGTTGTGTTAAAGAGTATGAGTTTAATAACCCATTTACATGGTTCTTGTTACTTTTGGTGTTAgctgagggatctggttctgtcaacgccaccttaacccagaataatgctgagggatctggttctgtcagctccaccttaacccagaataatactgagggatccggttctgtcaactcgcccttaacccagaataatgctgAGGGATCCGATTCTGTCAACTCCACCCTCACCCAGGAtgatgctgagggatctggttctgtcaacgccaccttaacccagaataataccGAGGGATCCGGTTCTGTCAACGCCACCTTAACCAAGAataatgctgagggatctggttctgtcaactccaccttaacccagaataatgctgagggatccggttctgtcaactccaccCTCACCCAGGAtgatgctgagggatctggttctgtcaacgccaccttaacccagaataatgctgagggatccggttctgtcaactccaccCTCATCCAGGATGATTCTGAGGGATCTggttctgtcaactccaccttaacccagaataatgctgagggatccggttctgtcaactccaccttaaccaagaataatgctgagggatctggttctgtcaactccaccttaacccagaataatgctgagggatccggttctgtcaactccaccCTCACCCAGGAtgatgctgagggatctggttctgtcaactccaccttaacccagaataatgctgagggatccggttctgtcaactccaccttaacccagaataatgctgagggagccggttctgtcaactccaccttaacccagaataatgctgAGGGGATCTGA
- the LOC137079128 gene encoding sericin-2-like, producing the protein MSHHYPFAWFLLLLVLAEGSGSVNATLTQNNAEGSGSVSSTLTQNNTEGSGSVNSPLTQNNAEGSDSVNSTLTQDDAEGSGSVSSTLTQNNTEGSGSVNSPLTQNNAEGSDSVNSTLTQDDAEGSGSVNATLTQNNTEGSGSVNATLTKNNAEGSGSVNSTLTQNNAEGSGSVNSTLTQDDAEGSGSVNATLTQNNTERSGSVNATLTQNNTEGSGSVNSTLTQNNAEGSGSVNSTLIQDDSEGSGSVNSTLTQNNAEGSGSVNSTLTQNNAEGSGSVNSTLTQDDAEGSGSVNSTLTQNNAEGSGSVNSTLTQNNAEGAGSVNSTLTQNNAEGSGSVNSTLTQNNAEGI; encoded by the coding sequence atgtcccatcactaCCCATTTGCATGGTTCTTGTTACTTTTGGTGTTAgctgagggatctggttctgtcaacgccaccttaacccagaataatgctgagggatctggttctgtcagctccaccttaacccagaataatactgagggatccggttctgtcaactcgcccttaacccagaataatgctgAGGGATCCGATTCTGTCAACTCCACCCTCACCCAGGAtgatgctgagggatctggttctgtcagctccaccttaacccagaataatactgagggatccggttctgtcaactcgcccttaacccagaataatgctgAGGGATCCGATTCTGTCAACTCCACCCTCACCCAGGAtgatgctgagggatctggttctgtcaacgccaccttaacccagaataataccGAGGGATCCGGTTCTGTCAACGCCACCTTAACCAAGAataatgctgagggatctggttctgtcaactccaccttaacccagaataatgctgagggatccggttctgtcaactccaccCTCACCCAGGAtgatgctgagggatctggttctgtcaatgccaccttaacccagaataatactGAGAGGTCTGGTTCTGTCAACGccaccttaacccagaataatactgagggatccggttctgtcaactccaccttaacccagaataatgctgagggatccggttctgtcaactccaccCTCATCCAGGATGATTCTGAGGGATCTggttctgtcaactccaccttaacccagaataatgctgagggatccggttctgtcaactccaccttaacccagaataatgctgagggatctggttctgtcaactccaccCTCACCCAGGAtgatgctgagggatctggttctgtcaactccaccttaacccagaataatgctgagggatccggttctgtcaactccaccttaacccagaataatgctgagggagccggttctgtcaactccaccttaacccagaataatgctgagggatctggttctgtcaactccaccttaacccagaataatgctgAGGGGATCTGA
- the LOC137078258 gene encoding sericin-2-like, translated as MFCCCVKEYEFNNPFAWFLLLLVLAEGSGSVNATLTQNNAEGSGSVSSTLTQNNTEGSGSVNSPLTQNNAEGSDSVNSTLTQDDAEGSGSVNATLTQNNTEGSGSVNATLTKNNAEGSGSVNSTLTQNNAEGSGSVNSTLTQDDAEGSGSVNATLTQNNAEGSGSVNSTLIQDDSEGSGSVNSTLTQNNAEGSGSVNSTLTKNNAEGSGSVNSTLTQNNAEGSGSVNSTLTQDDAEGSGSVNSTLTQNNAEGSGSVNSTLTQNNAEGAGSVNSTLTQNNAEGI; from the coding sequence ATGTTCTGTTGTTGTGTTAAAGAGTATGAGTTTAATAACCCATTTGCATGGTTCTTGTTACTTTTGGTGTTAgctgagggatctggttctgtcaacgccaccttaacccagaataatgctgagggatctggttctgtcagctccaccttaacccagaataatactgagggatccggttctgtcaactcgcccttaacccagaataatgctgAGGGATCCGATTCTGTCAACTCCACCCTCACCCAGGAtgatgctgagggatctggttctgtcaacgccaccttaacccagaataataccGAGGGATCCGGTTCTGTCAACGCCACCTTAACCAAGAataatgctgagggatctggttctgtcaactccaccttaacccagaataatgctgagggatccggttctgtcaactccaccCTCACCCAGGAtgatgctgagggatctggttctgtcaacgccaccttaacccagaataatgctgagggatccggttctgtcaactccaccCTCATCCAGGATGATTCTGAGGGATCTggttctgtcaactccaccttaacccagaataatgctgagggatccggttctgtcaactccaccttaaccaagaataatgctgagggatctggttctgtcaactccaccttaacccagaataatgctgagggatccggttctgtcaactccaccCTCACCCAGGAtgatgctgagggatctggttctgtcaactccaccttaacccagaataatgctgagggatccggttctgtcaactccaccttaacccagaataatgctgagggagccggttctgtcaactccaccttaacccagaataatgctgAGGGGATCTGA
- the LOC137079129 gene encoding sericin-2-like, with protein MFCCCVKEYEFNNPFAWFLLLLVLAEGSGSVNATLTQNNAEGSGSVSSTLTQNNTEGSGSVNSPLTQNNAEGSDSVNSTLTQDDAEGSGSVNATLTQNNTEGSGSVNATSTKNNAEGSGSVNSTLTQNNAEGSGSVNSTLTQDDAEGSGSVNATLTQNNTEGSSSVNSTLIQDDSEGSGSVNSTLTQNNAEGSGSVNSTLTQDDAEGSGSVNATLTQNNTEGSGSVNATLTKNNAEGSGSVNSTLTQNNAEGSGSVNSTLTQDDAEGSGSVNATLTQNNAEGSGSVNSSLIQDDSEGSGSVNSTLTQNNAEGSGSVNSTLTKNNAEGSGSVNSTLTQNNAEGSGSVNSTLTQDDAEGSGSVNSTLTQNNAEGSGSVNSTLTQNNAEGAGSVNSTLTQNNAEGI; from the coding sequence ATGTTCTGTTGTTGTGTTAAAGAGTATGAGTTTAATAACCCTTTTGCATGGTTCTTGTTACTTTTGGTGTTAgctgagggatctggttctgtcaacgccaccttaacccagaataatgctgagggatctggttctgtcagctccaccttaacccagaataatactgagggatccggttctgtcaactcgcccttaacccagaataatgctgAGGGATCCGATTCTGTCAACTCCACCCTCACCCAGGAtgatgctgagggatctggttctgtcaacgccaccttaacccagaataataccGAGGGATCCGGTTCTGTCAACGCCACCTCAACCAAGAataatgctgagggatctggttctgtcaactccaccttaacccagaataatgctgagggatccggttctgtcaactccaccCTCACCCAGGAtgatgctgagggatctggttctgtcaacgccaccttaacccagaataatactGAGGGAtccagttctgtcaactccACCCTCATCCAGGATGATTCTGAGGGATCTggttctgtcaactccaccttaacccagaataatgctgagggatccggttctgtcaactccaccCTCACCCAGGAtgatgctgagggatctggttctgtcaacgccaccttaacccagaataataccGAGGGATCCGGTTCTGTCAACGCCACCTTAACCAAGAataatgctgagggatctggttctgtcaactccaccttaacccagaataatgctgagggatccggttctgtcaactccaccCTCACCCAGGAtgatgctgagggatctggttctgtcaacgccaccttaacccagaataatgctgAGGGATCCGGTTCTGTCAACTCCTCCCTCATCCAGGATGATTCTGAGGGATCTggttctgtcaactccaccttaacccagaataatgctgagggatccggttctgtcaactccaccttaaccaagaataatgctgagggatctggttctgtcaactccaccttaacccagaataatgctgagggatccggttctgtcaactccaccCTCACCCAGGAtgatgctgagggatctggttctgtcaactccaccttaacccagaataatgctgagggatccggttctgtcaactccaccttaacccagaataatgctgagggagccggttctgtcaactccaccttaacccagaataatgctgAGGGGATCTGA
- the LOC137079127 gene encoding sericin-2-like, with protein MMLRDLNNAEGSGSVNSTLTQDDAEGSGSVNATLTQNNTEGSGSVNATLTKNNAEGSGSVNSTLTQNNAEGSGSVNSTLTQDDAEGSGSVNATLTQNNTERSGSVNATLTQNNTEGSGSVNSTLTQNNAEGSGSVNSTLIQDDSEGSGSVNSTLTQNNAEGSGSVNSTLTQNNAEGSGSVNSTLTQDDAEGSGSVNSTLTQNNAEGAGSVNSTLTQNNAEGSGSVNSTLTQNNAEGI; from the exons Atgatgctgagggatctg aataatgctgagggatccggttctgtcaactccaccCTCACCCAGGAtgatgctgagggatctggttctgtcaacgccaccttaacccagaataataccGAGGGATCCGGTTCTGTCAACGCCACCTTAACCAAGAataatgctgagggatctggttctgtcaactccaccttaacccagaataatgctgagggatccggttctgtcaactccaccCTCACCCAGGAtgatgctgagggatctggttctgtcaatgccaccttaacccagaataatactGAGAGGTCTGGTTCTGTCAACGccaccttaacccagaataatactgagggatccggttctgtcaactccaccttaacccagaataatgctgagggatccggttctgtcaactccaccCTCATCCAGGATGATTCTGAGGGATCTggttctgtcaactccaccttaacccagaataatgctgagggatccggttctgtcaactccaccttaacccagaataatgctgagggatctggttctgtcaactccaccCTCACCCAGGATGATGCTGAGGGATCCggttctgtcaactccaccttaacccagaataatgctgagggagccggttctgtcaactccaccttaacccagaataatgctgagggatctggttctgtcaactccaccttaacccagaataatgctgAGGGGATCTGA